The following nucleotide sequence is from Ferruginibacter lapsinanis.
GAATTCTCTGAAGTGCTTTTAACTGATAATGCAGGAGCAATCTCTGTAGGTGCCGGTGTAAAAGCAGTAGTTAAGGCAGAAATTATCAAAAGCCTTATTCAAGGTGATAAAGTAATTGCCTTTAAAATGAAAAGAAGAAAAGGTTTCCGTAAAAAACACGGACATCGTACTCACTACACACAAATTAAAGTAACAGACATTGCGTAATTACGTTTAACGTTTGAAGGTTTAGAGTTGAGTGATCAACTATGAACTAAAAACTATAAACTAAAAAACTAAATAAAGATGGCACATAAAAAAGGTGAAGGTTCCGTAAAGAACGGAAGAGACTCACAAAGCAAAAGATTAGGCGTAAAAATTTATGGTGGACAACCTGCTCTTTCAGGTAACATCATCGTTCGTCAACGTGGTACTGTTTATCATCCTGGTAAAAATGTTGGTGTTGGAAAAGACTTTACAATCTTCGCATTAGCTGATGGAATTGTAGAATTCAAAAAAGGAAAAGGAGATAAAAGTTACATTTCAGTGAACGCTGCTGAAGTTGCCAACTAAAAAAAATAAAAGTTTTTTTTGGTAGATTGAAAAATGTTTTTATTTTTAAGTATTATTTACTAACCAATTAAATTTAAAAAACATGGCAACTGCAAAAAAAGCTGCAAAAAAAGCTGCTCCGAAAAAAGCTGCAAAAAAAGCTGCTCCAAAAAAAGCCGCTCCAAAAAAAGCTGCTAAAAAAGCTGCTCCAAAAAAAGCCGCTAAAAAAGCTGCTCCAAAAAAAGCTGCTAAAAAAGCTGCTCCAAAAAAGAAGTAAGCTTTGCTTTTTAAAAAGCGAAACTAATAAAAAAGTCTCTCAAGCAATTGGGAGACTTTTTAATTTGTACCTACTCTCACTTTATTCTACCAACAAATAAAAATGTATCGACATAGGAAATACTTGTCTGATCAATTCATTTTCTATTGGCCGAACGATATAGAAAACAGCTCATTTTTTTACTATTTTTGATATATGAACAACTCCCAGATAGCAGACTGCTTCTCACTTTTAGCCAAATTGATGGAAATACATGGCGAAAATAGTTTTAAAGCAAAATCTTACGCAGCCGCCGCATTTAATATTGAGAAATTACCGATGCAATTATCGGAAATGGATAAAGCCGAATTATTTTTACTAAAAGGAATTGGCGAATCAAGTGCAAAAAAAATTATTGAATTGTTGGAAACAGGAGAGCTCTCTTCACTAAAAGATATCATTTTAAAAACGCCTAACGGTGTTGTAGAAATGTTGAACATAAAAGGGATCGGTCCAAAAAAGATCAGTGTGATCTGGAAAGAAATGGGCATTGAAACTATCGGAGAATTATTATATGCATGCAAAGAAAACCGATTAAAATTATACAAAGGGTTTGGAGAAAAGACACAAAAAAGTGTTGAAGAAAATATTGAATTCTATTTTCAAAATCAGGGAATTTTCCTTTTTGCACAGACAGAAACCGTTTTTTCGCAAATAAAAGGGTACCTCGAAAAAATATTTTTTCCACAGGTAATTAACGAAACGGGAGCTTATAGAAGACATCAACTTACTATTGATGAAATTGAATTTGTAGTGAATGTGTCCAACGATGTAGTAAAACAAAAAATGCAAAGTGCAAATCCTCCCGCTTTATTAGATGAGAGTGAAACAAGCATAGCTTATAAGTTAATGAATGGATTAAAAATCCGCTTTTATACCGGAACCCAATCATTCACCAAAAGATTATTTACTACAACCGGATCTGCAATATTCAATGAAACTTTCAATAATAATTATTCTGACACTGTTTATACTGATGATAATATAACAGATGATAGTATCATTTTTAAAAATGCTGGTATACAATATATAGAACCTTACTTAAGAGAAACTGCAGACATCATAGATAAAGCAAAAGCATTTGCAATACCCGATGTTATACAACCTACGGATATTAAAGGAATCATTCACAGCCATAGTACATGGAGCGATGGTAGTAATACTGTTGAAGAGATGGCTAAAGCAGCTATAGAAAAAGGATTTGAGTACCTGGTGCTCAGTGATCATAGCAAGAGTGCATTTTATGCCAATGGGCTGGATGAAGAAAGAATTAAACAACAGCACAGGCAGATAGACGAGTTTAATGCCAGGCTGGCCCCATTCAAGATCTTCAAAAGCATTGAAAGTGATATTTTATACGATGGCAATCTTGATTACAGTAATAGTATTCTCTCTACATTCGATCTGGTTATTGCCTCTGTGCACTCTATCTTAAAAATGACCGAAGAAAAAGCCATGCAGCGCCTTATTACTGCAATAGAAAATCCTTACACTACAATTTTAGGTCATCCTACCGGAAGATTACTCTTAAGTCGCAAGGGCTACCCAATCAACCATACAAAGATCATTGATGCCTGTGCTGCTAATAATGTGGTGATAGAATTAAATGCTAACCCTAATAGGTTGGATATTGACTGGCAGTTTATAGAATATGCATTGAAGAAAAATGTATTGATCTCTATCAACCCGGATGCCCATACAATTGAAGGATATGATGATATCAGATACGGTGTACTGGCTGCTCAGAAAGGTATGCTTACTGTAAAAGACAATTTAAGCAGTTTTGGATTGAAAGAATTTGAAGCGTTTTTACGCAACAAAAAAACTGATCTGATGATTTAATGCTGTATCAATTCGTTCCGACTAAAGGAAGCTCCACAAAAAACACAGTACCTTCTCCTTCCCTTGTTTCGAACCATATACGTCCTTTGCTTTGCTCTACAATACCTTTACACATAGCCAAGCCCAACCCCGTACCAGAAGTCTTAGTAGTAAAATTGGGCATAAAGATCTTATGTCGCATTTCTCTTGGAATACCAATCCCATTATCTTTTATGGTTACCAATACATTTTTGCCCACAATCGTTTCATTTATTTCTATTACTGGTTTTTTAGGGCTCGGAATAGATTGTATGGCATTTTGAACCAAATTATTAAATAGCCTATTGATATGTGTACTGTCTGCATTTACTTTTACCGGTGCAGATACAAAATTCCATGTCAAATCGATATTATCTTCTATAGAGTGCAACTGAGCAACTGAAAGCAATGTTTCGTTCAAGTTAAATACTTCATTTTTGGGATTGCCAATATTAGCAAACTGTGAAAAGTCTCCGGCTATCTGACTAAGATGATCTATTTGTTCAACCAGTGTTTTGGCCACACTAATACTTAATTCTCTTACATTAACAGAATTAGTATCGATCGCCTTTTGCAAATACTGTAAACTCAATTTCATGGGTGTCAGCGGATTCTTGATCTCATGTGCTACTTGTTTTGCCATTTCACGCCAGGCCCCTTCCCTTTCACTCTTTGCCAATGCAATGGCACTATCATCAAGCTTATTAACCATGGTATTGTACTCATTTACCAGTTCTCCTATTTCATCTTTACGGTTCCATATAATCGCTTCATTTTTCTTGCCCAGATTTACTTCTCTCATTTTATGACTGATAAAAGAGAACGATCTTGTAATACGATTCGTTATAAATAACGCAACAATACCTGCTATTAAAAATATAAATGCATTCAGGTTGATGATGGCAACGAGGAAATTCGAAATTTCCTGGCGAAGTTTTGTTTGCGCTGTGAAATACGGAATATTGAGATAAGCGTATTCTCTCCCCGATTCATCAATTACAGGTACGTAGTTACTCAAATACTCCAGGGTACCTATCTTCTCTTCTCCGAAATATTGAATTTCTTTCAACTTATGTAAATGATAATAGGCCAGCGGATCCATCTTACTACTAACAATTCCTTTACTGTAAGGTAAAGGCAGAGAGGACACTTGCAAATTACCATCCAGATCATACAAATTAATATCAGCTGCATGTATCTCAGAGATCTTTGTTACCATTTGCTCCAAACTTGCTCTGTAAGCCTGATCATAAACCTTTATAGCATCATCAAATACCGACAATTCACTAATGGTATTTCTTACTTCATTAGCCATTACATGTATCGTACGACTTAATTTTTCTCTGTTATTACTATGATAACGATTGATAAAAAATAAGATGGTGGCAATACCAATAACAATGAATGATAGTAAGCTGATAAAGATAATGGTACCATGCACCTGATTACGAATACTCATTTGCCAATATTTGCGCATTTCATTCGGTCTGAAACGAGAGCGGATAACTGCATTTAAAAACCAAAAAATTCCGGTTACAAATAAAAAGGCGCAAAATAAATAGGAGAACAATGTAATTGACTCAATGAAAAAATTATCTTCTTTAGAAATAATCACCACTTTATCTGACCCGGCTTTATACCAAAGCTCGTCATATCCATTTTTTCTGATATTAACATATTCATTTTCCGGCACCTGAGCGGTATCTAACTGCCATGGGAACGCATAATCATTATGACTGCTCACTAACTGCAATTTATTGTAAACTGCATAAGAATAAATAGGAGAATTTTCAATGGAGTTATTATACCCTTTTAAAAATAACTCAGGATACAACGCATCCGTTTTATATTTCTTAGGCGATGCCAGTATAAAAACGTACCCAAGCAACTTACCCGAAGTGTCCGTAATATCTTTTTTACTGATATAAGTAAAGCGATCATAAGAAACATCATAATAAAAAAGGTCTCCTATACCTGTCGGTTTTCCCTGTGTGTTCAACACTGTGATCAATGTATTGAAACTCGTTGAATCCTGATTAAACAAAGGACGTTCATATTCATTAAAAGTAAAAATACGGGTATCATATTTATTCAGATAGCCCGAAAAGTTTTCGTTTAGCAAGCTATCTTTTAAAAGTTTATTCGTTGAGTCATTTCTGAATTTATAGAACAATGGCGCCAATGCTTCGCTTCGAAAATCCGTCAGTACCGTGTTCATTAATCGCTCGCTTGACGGATCTGCTTTATTGGCAAGGGTTTCAGCATAATGCTTCCTTTTTTCATTTTCTTTTTTATTGTTTTCTACAATGATTATTGATGCCAATGAAAAGGAAAAAAAGAAAACCCAAAATACCAATCTTGAAGAGATAATTTTAGATGCTAACAATGAAAGATAGTTGCTGTTTAATAACTGAAGATACAATACCAACCATCCGAGCAACATCAACTCAAAACTTACATTCAGCCTGTTTATCTGTGAAGTAAGTGCCACCAAACCGACCACCGCAACGAAAAAATTCAATGGCAAAAACTTTTTCGGAAAAAGAGGCAATATCAGGTATGTCACAATCTGAGTTATAAAAAAGTAGGCAATTGATATACACCCCAAAACAACAAAACCAACAACAGTATAATAATTAAGTGTAAAAAAGTTAACTACATCAAACGATATCTGAGAGTCTGCAACCATTGAACGAAATATATTACCGCAAACAAAAGTTCCACCCAAAAGAATTGTTATTCCGACAAAAATAACTACCCATTTAACGAACGCTGACCTGGTATTGATCACTACTTTTTTTTCCTCTATGTAATGTCGAACAAACAACACCAACCATAGCAATAGCACCGCATTGATCAACAGGTCACCCAAAGAACGAAGTACTGCATTGGAACCATATACCGAGGGATCAAACAATTCGAACTGTCGAAAGTATAATGGTATTGGATAGTAATAACTCAATACTCTTAAGAAAACTACCATCAGGATCAAAAAAGATATCGCCGGCAAAAACTTTCTCTGCACCAAATATGTGGCTGTAAAATGGATGAAGAGTAATACCAGAAAAGCCGCAATCAACCGGCACATTACGGCTCCCAGATTATTATGCTTTATAACTATTTGCGTTATCGGTTCTAAAGAAAAAAGATATTCTCCCTCTTTCGATCTGATGATGGTACTATTTTTATTTTTATCCGAAATAGTATAATTGTCACCGATATCGTTTCCTGCTGCAAAATTATTTTTTAAGTACTCATTAGTAATTGTATAATCCCATTTTACCGGGATTAAACATAACAAAGCATACCCGCCACACCTTGCTTTCCGCCAAACATAACTACCATTTGATAATTGAAAATAACCACTTGTATCGAAATTTGATAATGTTTGCGGGGAAGGTGTTACAACCTGTGTATTCCAGAACTTCAGGTCATACTCTTGCATTGCATTTTGCTGATACACATAAAAAAAATACTTTTTCCCCGTTAATTCTTTCAAAAAAGATTCTTCATATTTTCCGGAAACAATTTTTTTTACGAGAACAGAATCATTGCCCAGCTTATCAAAATCATCTTCCTGATCGTGTATATATCTGGCAATATTTCTTTCAGCTGCTCTTACTGAAGAAATGTCTGACCAATAATTATCAATAATGAATGAGATGGTAATAAGCCATGCTGCAGCTATCAAAAGGTAGCTATTTTTGAAAATGAACTGTTTAAGACTGATCTCTTTATGCAATGGCTGTAGATTAAAATATTATTTATTGACGACGTTTGATAGAATCCCACACTGCATCCATTTCCTGCAATGTCATATCCGATAAAGATTTACCCATCTTCAGGGCCTCTTCTTCCATCATTGTAAACCTATTAAAAAATTTCTTATTGGTACGTTCTAATGCATTTTCAGCATCTATATCTAAAAACCTGGAAAAATTGATAAGGGAGAAAAAAACATCTCCCAACTCATCTTCCATTTTATTTTTATCCCCTGTAGCAATTGCTTCAAAAAGTTCTTGTTTTTCTTCTTCCACTTTATCCCAAACCTGCTCTTTATTTTCCCACTCAAAGCCAACCTGCTTAGCTTTTTCCTGCAAACGCATTGCCTTTATTGTAGCTGGGAGAGATTGGGGTACTCCACTCAATACAGATTTTTTGCCACTTTTAATTTTAAGCTTTTCCCAGTTGCGTTTTACATCTTCCTCGTCATTTACTTTCACATCTCCATAAATATGCGGATGACGATATATTAATTTTTCACAAACCCCATTGATCACCTCGTCTAAAGTAAATTGATTTTGCTCTAATCCTATCTTGGCATAAAAAACAATATGCAATAAAATATCTCCCAGTTCTTCTTTGATACCACTCCAATCATTGTCTGTGATAGCATCAACTAACTCATATGTTTCCTCAATAGTAAGTTGCCTAAGCGTTTGAATGGTCTGCTTTTTATCCCAGGGACATTGCGCTCTCAATTCATCCATAATTTTTACCAACCGTAAAAAAGCATCTGAAGTAACTTGTTGCATAGAGTTTTATTTTTATATACCTGTTGTTTGAACGTTATTTAAATTCACCTTTAAGATATCAAATCCTTACATTTTATCGGGCTTTTTTACCCATAACCGATTGCAAAAATAGTTCCAGACTCATTTTTATAGACCAATTATCCTTAAAAATGTCATCATACAGCCATCAGAACACGTCTTTCACAAAGTACTATATTGAAGTTCCATTGCAATCTATTGATAAGGTGTTGTTAAAAGAAATAAAGATACTGCACATATTAAGTTTTGGCACAAAATAAGCAGTGTATATAACCAAATTAAAGTTATTTTTATGCCGAAATTTTATACAATGAACAAACGGATATTACTCATTTTCTTAAGCAGTGCCCTCTTTACTAATTACACCATTGCTCAATATTATTACAAGGAGATATTAAGTAACAAACAGTTGATCTCAGACCGAAATGCTTTTAAAGATCAAAAAACAAGAACTATCATTATCCATAGTCTTGAAGCCGACGGCGAACCCAGTAAAGATTTTTTTTGTGAGAAAAATATCAATAAGGATTTTACACGTATAGAAACTCACAGTAAATCTAATATCAGCGGCGAATCAATACTAACCACCTATTTTACCCCCGACGGGCTTGTATTGAAAACAACTGATAGTTCTGAGTTATCGGCATCTACTTCCACTTATAAATACGACAACAATAATAACCTCATCAATATTACTTCTGTATCGCATTCAAATGATGATGATTTTGCCACCACTCTTACCGAAGAACACCAATATCTATACAACGAAAAAAATCAACCGGTAAAATTATTACGTATCAAAAATCGGAAAGACACTACCGTTATCAATTTTACCATTGATGAAAAAGGGAATGTGAGTGATGAAATTGAAGCTATCCCTAATGGCCGACACTATTACTATTATTACAGCGAAAATAACAGACTTACAGATATAGTACGGTACAATGTTATTAAAAATAAATTACTACCGGATTTTATTTTTGAGTACAACACCGCAGGGCAGCTACTGCAAATGATCACTTCAGAAGAAGGACCCAATAGCGACTATTTTATCTGGAAATATTTTTATGGCGATGATGGTTTAAGGATCATCGAAAAATGTTACTCAAAAGAAAAAGATCTGTTAGGGTCTTTTGAGTATGAATACAAGTAATCATTTATGGTATAACATATAAAGAAGACCCCCTCAACAATTGAGGGGATCTTCTTTATAATAAGTTTTCGGGTTCTTAATTTCCTCCTTTGATCCGGCTCGCCTCACTTTCCAAACCTGTTTTTCTCTGACGTGAACTTTTAACCTGGCTATTACCAAACCTCCATGAAAAATTGACCCTGAATGTCCGGCTTTCCCAAGATCCTTTACCCTTTATATAAGTACCGCCAAAATCATTTACAGAGCTCCACGGAGCTGTATACAGTATATCCGTTGCAGCTATTTTGATGGTCGCTCTCTTTTGCAATAGTAGTTTTTGAAATCCTACATCAATACCACCTTGTGGTCTGGTTCTCCATGTACCACCCCAGATACTCGGACCGTTATACCATCCGCTGATCTCTGCAGAATAATCTTTTCCTAAAGTAAAGCTATGTTGCATATAAGCTCCATAACTTGGCACCTCAACTTGCACTTTATTTTCTCCTATTGCACCGTTGAATATCTGATAATTATACCAGAAATTCGCATACCCATTCCACCATTTTTTTATTGGCAAAGGCGAGCCGATATTAAAATTAATGATCTGTTGTGTGGCTAAATTTTTCTGTTGTAAAAAG
It contains:
- the rpmA gene encoding 50S ribosomal protein L27, whose protein sequence is MAHKKGEGSVKNGRDSQSKRLGVKIYGGQPALSGNIIVRQRGTVYHPGKNVGVGKDFTIFALADGIVEFKKGKGDKSYISVNAAEVAN
- a CDS encoding DNA polymerase/3'-5' exonuclease PolX, encoding MNNSQIADCFSLLAKLMEIHGENSFKAKSYAAAAFNIEKLPMQLSEMDKAELFLLKGIGESSAKKIIELLETGELSSLKDIILKTPNGVVEMLNIKGIGPKKISVIWKEMGIETIGELLYACKENRLKLYKGFGEKTQKSVEENIEFYFQNQGIFLFAQTETVFSQIKGYLEKIFFPQVINETGAYRRHQLTIDEIEFVVNVSNDVVKQKMQSANPPALLDESETSIAYKLMNGLKIRFYTGTQSFTKRLFTTTGSAIFNETFNNNYSDTVYTDDNITDDSIIFKNAGIQYIEPYLRETADIIDKAKAFAIPDVIQPTDIKGIIHSHSTWSDGSNTVEEMAKAAIEKGFEYLVLSDHSKSAFYANGLDEERIKQQHRQIDEFNARLAPFKIFKSIESDILYDGNLDYSNSILSTFDLVIASVHSILKMTEEKAMQRLITAIENPYTTILGHPTGRLLLSRKGYPINHTKIIDACAANNVVIELNANPNRLDIDWQFIEYALKKNVLISINPDAHTIEGYDDIRYGVLAAQKGMLTVKDNLSSFGLKEFEAFLRNKKTDLMI
- the rplU gene encoding 50S ribosomal protein L21 is translated as MLAVVKIAGQQFKVKAGDSLYVPHIEGNDGDKVEFSEVLLTDNAGAISVGAGVKAVVKAEIIKSLIQGDKVIAFKMKRRKGFRKKHGHRTHYTQIKVTDIA
- a CDS encoding sensor histidine kinase, which encodes MIAAAWLITISFIIDNYWSDISSVRAAERNIARYIHDQEDDFDKLGNDSVLVKKIVSGKYEESFLKELTGKKYFFYVYQQNAMQEYDLKFWNTQVVTPSPQTLSNFDTSGYFQLSNGSYVWRKARCGGYALLCLIPVKWDYTITNEYLKNNFAAGNDIGDNYTISDKNKNSTIIRSKEGEYLFSLEPITQIVIKHNNLGAVMCRLIAAFLVLLFIHFTATYLVQRKFLPAISFLILMVVFLRVLSYYYPIPLYFRQFELFDPSVYGSNAVLRSLGDLLINAVLLLWLVLFVRHYIEEKKVVINTRSAFVKWVVIFVGITILLGGTFVCGNIFRSMVADSQISFDVVNFFTLNYYTVVGFVVLGCISIAYFFITQIVTYLILPLFPKKFLPLNFFVAVVGLVALTSQINRLNVSFELMLLGWLVLYLQLLNSNYLSLLASKIISSRLVFWVFFFSFSLASIIIVENNKKENEKRKHYAETLANKADPSSERLMNTVLTDFRSEALAPLFYKFRNDSTNKLLKDSLLNENFSGYLNKYDTRIFTFNEYERPLFNQDSTSFNTLITVLNTQGKPTGIGDLFYYDVSYDRFTYISKKDITDTSGKLLGYVFILASPKKYKTDALYPELFLKGYNNSIENSPIYSYAVYNKLQLVSSHNDYAFPWQLDTAQVPENEYVNIRKNGYDELWYKAGSDKVVIISKEDNFFIESITLFSYLFCAFLFVTGIFWFLNAVIRSRFRPNEMRKYWQMSIRNQVHGTIIFISLLSFIVIGIATILFFINRYHSNNREKLSRTIHVMANEVRNTISELSVFDDAIKVYDQAYRASLEQMVTKISEIHAADINLYDLDGNLQVSSLPLPYSKGIVSSKMDPLAYYHLHKLKEIQYFGEEKIGTLEYLSNYVPVIDESGREYAYLNIPYFTAQTKLRQEISNFLVAIINLNAFIFLIAGIVALFITNRITRSFSFISHKMREVNLGKKNEAIIWNRKDEIGELVNEYNTMVNKLDDSAIALAKSEREGAWREMAKQVAHEIKNPLTPMKLSLQYLQKAIDTNSVNVRELSISVAKTLVEQIDHLSQIAGDFSQFANIGNPKNEVFNLNETLLSVAQLHSIEDNIDLTWNFVSAPVKVNADSTHINRLFNNLVQNAIQSIPSPKKPVIEINETIVGKNVLVTIKDNGIGIPREMRHKIFMPNFTTKTSGTGLGLAMCKGIVEQSKGRIWFETREGEGTVFFVELPLVGTN
- the mazG gene encoding nucleoside triphosphate pyrophosphohydrolase — its product is MQQVTSDAFLRLVKIMDELRAQCPWDKKQTIQTLRQLTIEETYELVDAITDNDWSGIKEELGDILLHIVFYAKIGLEQNQFTLDEVINGVCEKLIYRHPHIYGDVKVNDEEDVKRNWEKLKIKSGKKSVLSGVPQSLPATIKAMRLQEKAKQVGFEWENKEQVWDKVEEEKQELFEAIATGDKNKMEDELGDVFFSLINFSRFLDIDAENALERTNKKFFNRFTMMEEEALKMGKSLSDMTLQEMDAVWDSIKRRQ